GGGAAGCTGAGTGTGAGCTCCCACCCTTTGCCTGAGTTTCTGGAGGGATGTTCCATGCCCACATACTGCCTCAACCTGGAAGGGGTCACCGCCTTGAAGAAGATCCTCATCTGTGTCGCCAACCTTTTCCCCGACATAACCTACAGTCCAATCCTCCCCTCGctggtggctctgctgctgcactaCAGCGAAGATGAAGCTCAGTGCTTCGAGAACATCTCTCGCCTCATTGCCAGCAACACTCCCCACACCAGCTACATTGACCAGTCCTTCCTGGCCCACCGGGCCTCCTCTATGACTTTTGGGGATCTGGCCAACAAGCACTGCCCAGCAGCTCACAAACTCATAGCCAGCACCTCTGAGAACGTCTTTGAGGTCTACTCTGAATGGTTATCGTGGCTCTTTCACGACCTCCCCTTCAATTACGCCATCCGTGTTTTTGATGTCTACCTGCTGGAGGGGCAGAAGGTCCTCTACCGCATTGCTCTGGCCTTGCTGAAGCAGTACAGGCTCTCGGTGACCTCCACCGAGCTGGAGAGGACTGACACCAAGGCAGACCTGCAGGCTTTCGTGCAGAACATTGCAGAGCACATGACTGTTGACAAACTCCTGGAGAGAGCCTTTGGCATCCGGCTGTTCTCCCGCAAGGAAATCTGGCTTCTCCAGATGGCCAACAGGAAGGCGTTAATGGAGAGGGGCATAACCATGGTGCAGAGCAGGTAAGGAGACCTCTGTTTGCCAGCTCTTAGGGCTAAGCAGACAAAATATGAGTTACAGCCGAGATAAAACACGAGGGGATCTTCAGGTATCTCCCGTAGCTttggctgtgctgggtgcctcacAGCCCCTCGCGGGGCACCCTGTTAGGAGGCACTGCACGGCTGCAGCTAGCAATGTTAACAGAAAGCTCACGATGCGAAAAGCGTGACAAAACCCGATGCACGGGGGCTGCACCCCTAAAAGCAGTGGGGCACCCCGGCTTGGCAGCAATGGGCGTCCTCCCTCATGCAGGCAGTCCTTCCACCTGGCCGTGGACATGCAGAACTTCAGCTCCAGCATTGTAACGGCTCAGGAGATGCGTGTCGTCTGGTCCTGGATCCCTGAGcgcttctctctcttccccccactGCTGCTCTTCTCCACCTCAGAAGATGGGTGCAGCCTGCAGAGGTAACGTGACGTCTGCCCGTTGGGTCGGGTTGGGTCGGACAGGCCAGGCATAGAACTGGGCAGAGGTTGGTGGTGTAGAAAGGAGCGGCATATAGTGTCCACGGGGTACATCCGAGGTCTCCTGGGGACTCTCCTGGGCTCAATTCAAGATCTTGAGCATGGTCCAGGCCAGGACTGgctgtaggggagagggctgaggCTGGGTCAGATGGCAATCAGCAGCTTGGCACTGCGGAGGGGACACAAGCCCTGCGGATGTGCCGTGCGGGGGGATGTCCCCAGGTGCCCCGCCGTCCTCAGGGCCCTGGCTCCCTCTCAGTGGCACGGagcacagggcagctgctggaggctgcagtCAGTGCTGCGGCTCAAAACTGAGATGGAAAACAAGTTTGCCATTGACTTTGCAAGCCATGAAGTAGCAAAAGCCTTCCAGTGGGCTGAGGCTGCCTTCGCATGAATGTTTTCAGGCAGGAAACCCAAACCTGCTCCCCCGTAGGAACATGTTGAGCTGCAGGGTTGCACTTCAGAGCAGGCATAGCTCAGGGCAGGGGCAGACAGCATGTGGGTGCATCCTGCAATGGGGAAGACATCAAACCCTCCAAACACAGGTTAAAAGAGCCCAAGGGTCATGGCCAATGCCCAAAATTGTGATCAAAAGACCAGCGCTGGTGGTGGAGGCAACCCAAGGCCCAGTGACACCCACTGCCATGGCCATGGAGCAAAGGGTGCCTGGGGTGCGGCATCCCCGGGCGTTTCTCTACCGAGATGCGTCTCACAGCCGACAGGGAAGGGACGCCGGGCTGTCCgggggctgggtgctggccctgctgccctgGTTCTCCAGGCGGTGTTTAAAGGTGGGGTTGCGATGGCACCTCCATCAGCACCACAAGCGAGCGGGCACCCCATGGCACAGCGGGGCAGCCCCGTCCGGGGAAGCACAGCCCGGCGCCTTCCcaagaatcccagaatcacagaatggtgggggttggcagggacctctgtgggtcacccagcccaaccccctgcccaagcagggtcacccacagcaggctgcacagcaccgcgtccaggcgggtctggagtatctccagagaaggaggctccacagcctccctgggcagcctgggccagggctccgtcaccctcagagggaagaagttcttcctcatgttcagaaggcaGCAACAGGGTGCAGAGCCCGGATTACGAAACACACCCAGATTAAAAGCAAGCTCGTTTGGTAAACTGCCCCCCACGAAGCATCCTCCCCAGCCTGATGCCTGAGGATTGGGTGGGAGGATCGAGTGTTTGCATTTATCTGAGCTATTACCTGCTTCaccaagcaaggagtcccataaGCCAGCTCCCTCCGTTTCTGCACAAACACTGAAGCTGCTCGAGCTAAGTGATTATGAGTTTCTGCTTCTGTCCTTCCCCGAGCTCCCTCGGGCCGCTGCCGGCATGGCAATAGGCTCAGAAGAGCCGCCACCGCTCTCCGCTCTCCTTTACAGCCTTGTAACGCTGCTCCTGGGTCTCAGACCCGCTCCGACCCAGCCTCCTTGTTCATCTCTACAGGTTTTACACATGCTGTGAAGGCTACGAACCGACGGTGCTGCTCCTAAAAACAACGGAGGGGGAGGTAAGTATTTCCCAAGCAGAGAAGTGGGCTGCGCTGGTGCCGGTGTGGAGAAGGGGACGGGGTGGTTGACCCCGCTGTCACTTCTTGAAACAGCCTTGGGGGGCTGCGTGGtccctctcctgccctgctctggGGTCTGTCCCAGCTCCCAGGAGAGACCAAATTGCACACCCCAGCACCAAGAGCCACCTTCGACACCTTTGATGGTCtggagggtgctgctgggggaaaGAGGAGGAGTCAGGGAGGTGGAGAGAGGCCACGAGTTGTACTCTTTTATTGCAAATACAGCCTAAATCGTGTCGTCTTTGCTAcgcaggaaagcaaaggaaagcagTCTTTGCTTTCCTGAAGTCAGCAGATGCTTCACCTGAGCCAGGATTTGCTTTCAGTGCATTAAATGCCAGGATCTCCCCCTGACTGTAAGAGCAGCCCCACGAGGGAAATGGAGGAGAAATAAGGACAGCTTCTACAATATTTGAAAGTCGTGAAATAACTGCAGAAAACCTCTGAGCCAGGCCTCTTCCCGGGGCCTCTGAGAGTGGCTCATAAACCCGTACTTTATCTCATCGAACAGCGGAGGCGAGTTCTGTAAGTGGTTCAGGCATCCCAAAGATTTATTGACCTACCAGTCCTGATTTCCCAAGCCTGACACTTCAGCGTGGTGCGGAGATAAACACCCTGCCACCACCCAGGGCCTGGCGCAGACAGGAGAAGGTGACTTACAAAACCTCATTTCCTACACATTTTAGCTCATTTTATTCCTTAGCTAGCAGCAAGTACAGGCACGAGTTCCCACCTCTTGGTAGTTCCCCTCCAGCCGCGGTCAAGTCAAGGACATCCATACCAGGATCAGATTCACCACGGGTGGAAGCACTGGCCAAAACACCTGGAGAGCAGTGTCTGATCCTCCCCTGGGACTGGTTCAAACCTTGTCGGTAACAAAAAATGCGTTACCTTGAGTCTTTGCCATTTTAAAGCGCATTTTCTCTAAAGGCTCATGAAACAGGTGATCACCTCGCTGCAGTCTAGGGGCCAGTGGAGGATGAGGGACTCCTAGACACCCATCCACAGTGTCTTCCAACACTGTTCGTACGGCCCTGTGAGCCACACAGTTATTCCCTTCCATCTCCGGGAGCCGGCTGAGTGGACTCATGTCCAGAGCACCAGCGAGTTGTCGGtgtgggaaggaacaaccccatgcaccagtacaggctgggatggacctgctggagagcagctttgcagacagggacctgggtgtgctggtggacgacaaactggccatgagccagcagtgtgccctggctgccaagaaggccaatgggatcctgggatgcattaggaggagtgtggccagcaggtcgagggaggttctcctgcccctctgctctgccctggtgaggccccatctgcagtgctgtgtccagtgctgggctccccagttcaagaaagatgaggagctactggagagagtccagcgcaggcctacaaggatgaggaggggactggagcatctctcctacgagtagaggctgagggagctgggcttgttcagcctggagaagagaaggctgcgagggaaccttagaaatgcctctaaatatctgcagggtgcgggtcaggaggacagggccagactctttccagtggtgcccagtgacaggacaaggggcaacgggcacaaactgaagccgaggaagttccagctgaacccgaggaagaacttcttccctctgagggtgacggagccctggcccaggctgcccagggaggctgtggagtctccttctctggagatattccagacccacctggacgcggtgctgtgcagcctgctgtgggtgaccctgcttgggcaggaggttgggctgggtgacccacagaggtcccttccaacccccaccattctgtgatcctgtgatttaGCCGGCGCAGCAGAATTTGTCTCTCTGGCCCCCCCAGGCACCTCGCAGAGCCCTTGCCCCCCTGAACACATGCACGATGGCCCCGTTCTGGGGCTGGCTCCAGTCCCAGCTGCCTTCCCCGGTGACGGCTCCCTGTGCTCTCTCCCGAAGGTGTGCGGGGCATTTCTCTCCTCTGACTGGAGCGAAAGGAAAAAGAGCGGGGCGACATCAGGCTTTTTTGGGACAGGGGAGTGCTTTGTGTTCACTGTAAGTCACGTTTTATTTCTGGGTTAACGCTTATGGGTTTGTCTGTTAATGGCTTTCTCCTTTACCCCTCTGACAACTCAGGGCCTGGTGGCACCGAGTTGCTTCCCCGCCACGGTCCCACTGCTGCCCTTTCACTCTGGCAGGGCTCAGCAGCACCGAAATTGCTGTGCTGGATCAGAGTAAATGGAGAACGAGCTCCCGCCTGGGGTGAGCCGGCTCGCCCCGAGCCCCCGAGGCGAGGAGCAATAACCCCGGTGGGTCTCGGAGCAGTGGGGACGGCAGTGGGGCAGCACCCACGGCAGGGGGGGGGTTCTGCGCAGTTTGCTTGCGGCAGATCCTGTGTGGAGCATTCCCAAACCAGCCCCGGCGTCCTTGCAGAGGGACCAGGTCCAAGAGATCACGGGGGCAAAGTCCAGCAGACATCCGGTATCCCGCCGGCGCCCACCCGGTGCCCACCCAGCAATGTGGGCACTGTGGGTTTGCCCATCTCCAGCAGCGCCTGTCAAAGGCAAAACCAACTTCTCAGCCACAGCCACCTCCGGAGCAGCCCTGGTGCTGCCAGCACACCTCgtcccttccctgccccaggTCCGCGGCCTTTGGCCCTGCCTGGCCAGGCAGCGCAGTCTTCCCCCAGCAACGGAGAGATGCCCCAAAAGACAGGGCTCACCAtgttcctcttcctttccagGTCCGTCCCGAGACAGAGAGGTATGAGTGGGTGTTCATCAAGAAGCCGGAGCTGGCCAAAGCCGTGCCGCGCTCACGGCAGCGGTCGCCATCCCCTTCTCCCGCATCCCTCCTCGGCTCCTCCCCGGATGGCCGCAGCACCAGCTCCAACCATCTCACCGTGCCCACGCCACAGAGGAAAGGCCGTCTCTCCCCGTTTCTGGCCATCAGGCATTTCCTCCTGCCTTCCAAAACAGCCTCCATGTTCATGTCTGGGTCACGGGAAGGGATCATTATTGGTAATTACCGAATGGTGGGCACCCGACACATCGCTGCGTCAGCTGAGAAGGGCTCTACTTCTGAGTAAAACCTGAGCTGCCTGTAGAGGCAAAGACCTCCTGGGTtaggatatagaatcatagaatcattaaggttggagaagacctctaagatcatcaagtccaaccatcaacccaacaccaccatgcctgctgaaccatgtcccgaagttccacatctacatggtttttgaacccctccagggacggtgactccaccaattccctgggcagcctggtccaatgtctgaccactctctcagtaaagaaatttctcctaatttccaatctaaacctcccctgatgcaacttgaggccactgaaCTCAAAGTCAGGGGAGATGAAGCCAGCCCCCTCTTCCTCAAATGAGCAGGAGAGTGCAAAGCTGCACAAGGGCCAGGATGCTCCTTCTGAGAGAGGGGCTCTGCCAGCCGAGGGGGAGCACCACCACCCAAACCTCCCAGCAAGGTTTGCACCCCTGGGGGTGCATatcctctcccagcccttcccaccGCTTTgtgagggatggagaggagatgCAGGTGGGGATCACCCTGAGGAAGAGCCGGGCACGGCCAACCAGAACAGATAAGCACAAGCCTGGCTGCGGGGATGCAAGGAGCTTTCCTTGTTCTCCAGCTCTCCAAGCAGTTCCATAATTCAGCTTGTGCTACTGGGGCAACCCCTCGCACCGGCTGCCCTGCAGATTGCTCTCCGGAAGCTCTGCCTCCACGCCGACCTCCTGGTtagcagagcaggcagcccagggcatccccagcccagctctgcgccGTGGCCAGAGGACAGAAAGCTGAGAGATGGGTGCAATCCTGAGAGACCCCGTCGGCAGGGATGGTGCCCTGGCTCGGGTGACGAGGTGGGGGGAGCAGGTCCGACcatcttgctttgcttttgcagGTGGAGGGGGAGGCCAAGCTCTGTCCCTTGACGCCAACCTGCTCTGGGGGCACACGGAGCACTGCGAGACCTTCGACAACCCTCCGCTCTGCCAGGAGAACTTCAAGGTGCAGCTCTTGGAAGTGTGGGGCTTTCAGAACGTCTAGGTCCCGTGGGGAacagccccccccgccgcggagATGGGGACCCCtcgccgcgccgcccgccagcCCGGCCTGCCCACTGCGGTCTCTGCCGGCAGCGCCGTGGGCACCTCCGCTTGCTGTCCTCCCCACCACGGACAGCCGTGAGGGCAACGCGCTGCTGGGAACGCGGCGGCAGCTGCTGCCTATGGAGTCATTTGAGGtcctctcccagccagctccaCCCAGTCTGTCCCAGTTTAGGTTGCTGGAGGGGAGGTGAGACAGTCTGGCGTTTCTCACACCTCCCTGGCCTGTCTGTGGCTCAAGAGCAAACCAGTGGTACTGCAGCACAGATTTTACAGGAATTTTGAGCCCAGGCGGAACCCAATGCCGAGGTGCAAAGCTCACCAAAACACTCTCAGACCCCTCCGCGGCCCCAAGCCTGGTGCCACCCTCCAAGCCGCACGCAGAATTCTGTACGCTCTGCGGGTTACCAGGACTCCCCCGGGATCACACACCGATCACCGTCCCGCACAGTGCGAGAGACTCTTCCTGTCCATGGCTGAAACTGTGGATCAGGGACTGGCGAAGCCTGACCTGGGGTCTGTACGCCGGCAGCCAGCAAGggccccccagccccgtgcctcGGCATTTTGTTACGGAGCCGAAGGTCTCTTTTCACCGCGAAGCGCTGACGTCAGACCACGAGCAGTGACTACGCGGGAGCCAACGTGCCCCGACTGCCTGGGGTCAGGACAACGCGAGACGCGCCGTTTTAAAACGCGCAGCGTGAACGCGGACGCGCAGCTGGGTCAGCCAGGGCAACCCTCGCAGGAGGGCTGCGGACCACAGAGACATCGTCCCGGCTGCGGGATGGGAACGTCTCCCACGTCCAAACACACTGTCCACTTGCGGTTTATGATCCCGGCTGTGGGATGGGAACATCTCCCATGTCCAAATACACTTTCCATGCACAGTTTATCATCCTGGCTGTGGGATGAGAACATCTCCCACGTCCAAACACACTGTCCACTCGCGGTTTATGATCCCGGCTGTGGGATGGGAACATCTCTCACATCCAAACACACTGCCCATTCACGGTTTATCATCCTGGCTGTGGGATGAGAACATCTCCCACGTCCAAACACACTGTCCACTCATGGTTTATGATCCCGGCTGCGGGATGAGAACGTCTCCCGTATCTGAACACACTGTCCACTCGCGGTTTTATCTTTCCTGTATTCCGCTTCCCAAGCTATCCAGAGCAGGAGCCGTCGCTGCCTCGGGGCCTGCTCCCGGCAACGGCAGGAGGACGGTGGCGAGCGCGCACTGCGCCAGCCGTGCGGCAGGAATCGCTCGCAGCCTTGGCAGGCATCCCGGTCAGACGAGGCGCAGCCCTCCgcgcccccgggcccggccgtCGCCCACAGAGCTCTGACCGAAGAACACGGCAGAATCACTCTGTCCCTTCAATTAAACAGCTCTGCTAGGGTGTCCTCGCTATTTCTTTTTTCCGTGGTCGTGCGCTGGACTTTCTGTCCAAGAATTGGACAGGATTTCTGTCGCGCCGCTTTGCCTCTCTGCCCAGAGATGCACGGGATGCCTGGGAACACAAAGCCATCCATCAGCAATGCGCCCTGACATCCTCCTGACAGCGCGGTTCCTCGCAAAGGGCGAGCGAAGGTCTGGGCACCAAACAGCCGCCAGCACCTCGGAGGCCACAACCGCTGCGACCACCGCCATGGGTCACGgtgggtgccggggtgctgcccGCGGCCTGACGAGTCGTGTCCCgccaggacagaatcacagaatggtgggggttgggagggacctctgtgggtcacccagcccaaccccctgcccaagcagggtcacccagagcaggctgcacagcaccgcggccaggcggggctggaatatctccagagaaggagactccacagcctccctgggcagcctgggccagggctccgtcaccctcagaggggagaagttcttcctcatcttcagacggaacttcagaTGGTCCCGTTGTCTCACACATCACCCCGCTACCGAGTGAAGTTCAAAACTCTTGGGGAGTAAAGACCCCCGACGGAGGGGAGCAgtgggccggggggctgcggggacgcgcGACGGCACAGAAGGGCATCGTCCATCTGTCCACGCCGTGGCTCGGCTGCAGCGGGGTCAGCGGGGAGCTGACGCGggtgggacagggcaggagcggggcaaGGGGCAGCACCCGCCATGCTCTCACTGGTGGCCCGGCTGGGAGCTGCcgagccctgggagctgctgagccccgaagcccccagccccgcagccccttccTGCAGACTcaagcccccagccccttcctctgagccccgcagcccccagccccttctcCGCAGCCGTGAAGCGCCAAGCCCCGAACCCCGCagcctccagccccttccctgcagcctcaaGCCCCCAGCGCCttccccttccccgcagcccaaact
Above is a window of Opisthocomus hoazin isolate bOpiHoa1 chromosome 21, bOpiHoa1.hap1, whole genome shotgun sequence DNA encoding:
- the LOC104328485 gene encoding TBC1 domain family member 24, with product MLQVGVSLPRSPRGTAGGFPMAEGDSVGAGQETFGSSPVTVVITSEADTWDIDASSCLSCGQFVDWDKMPEPEQEVHIPQDILGKPLKELKKLAREGYWAASHTLRAQVYHRLIQQVACRLITPDALVYRDVASRLFGKLSVSSHPLPEFLEGCSMPTYCLNLEGVTALKKILICVANLFPDITYSPILPSLVALLLHYSEDEAQCFENISRLIASNTPHTSYIDQSFLAHRASSMTFGDLANKHCPAAHKLIASTSENVFEVYSEWLSWLFHDLPFNYAIRVFDVYLLEGQKVLYRIALALLKQYRLSVTSTELERTDTKADLQAFVQNIAEHMTVDKLLERAFGIRLFSRKEIWLLQMANRKALMERGITMVQSRQSFHLAVDMQNFSSSIVTAQEMRVVWSWIPERFSLFPPLLLFSTSEDGCSLQRFYTCCEGYEPTVLLLKTTEGEVCGAFLSSDWSERKKSGATSGFFGTGECFVFTVRPETERYEWVFIKKPELAKAVPRSRQRSPSPSPASLLGSSPDGRSTSSNHLTVPTPQRKGRLSPFLAIRHFLLPSKTASMFMSGSREGIIIGGGGGQALSLDANLLWGHTEHCETFDNPPLCQENFKVQLLEVWGFQNV